In Bacillota bacterium, a single genomic region encodes these proteins:
- a CDS encoding L-threonine 3-dehydrogenase, producing MAGTMKALVKTGAGPGASLQQVPIPKPKPGEVLIKVTAAAICGTDVHIYGWDQWSAGRIKPPLIFGHEFCGEIVELGEGVKDVPMGKLVTVEGHFVCGKCYYCRTGQGHICQDVEIIGVDTDGCFAEYVVAPAENVWVLDEDVPVEVGAIHDPYGNAVHTTLIDEVVGNTVLVTGCGPIGVAAVAIAKKAGASRVYATDVNEYRLDLALKMGADKVFNVSEVNMVEALMEETEGAGVDVLLEMAGHPSAINDGFSVLRKGGWAALLGITPGKTVDIDLNDGIIFKGATVYGINGRKMYHTWYKMQALLRAGLDLTPMITHRFKFEEFEKAFELASSGKSGKIILYP from the coding sequence ATGGCTGGAACAATGAAGGCTCTTGTGAAAACAGGCGCAGGCCCAGGCGCCAGTTTGCAGCAAGTTCCAATCCCGAAACCGAAACCCGGTGAAGTCCTAATTAAAGTTACTGCCGCCGCGATTTGCGGCACCGATGTCCATATTTATGGCTGGGATCAGTGGTCTGCGGGTAGGATAAAGCCGCCGCTGATTTTTGGTCACGAGTTCTGCGGCGAAATTGTCGAGTTGGGTGAAGGCGTCAAGGATGTGCCCATGGGCAAACTGGTCACTGTGGAGGGCCATTTTGTCTGTGGTAAATGCTATTATTGCCGCACCGGTCAGGGCCATATCTGCCAGGATGTGGAGATTATCGGCGTGGACACCGACGGCTGTTTCGCGGAATACGTGGTCGCCCCGGCGGAAAACGTCTGGGTGCTGGATGAGGACGTGCCGGTGGAGGTGGGCGCCATTCATGACCCCTATGGCAATGCTGTCCACACAACACTGATTGACGAAGTTGTCGGAAATACAGTTCTGGTTACCGGTTGCGGCCCGATCGGTGTTGCTGCCGTGGCGATTGCCAAAAAGGCCGGGGCGAGCCGGGTCTATGCCACCGATGTCAACGAGTACCGTCTGGATTTGGCCCTGAAAATGGGCGCCGACAAAGTATTCAATGTCAGCGAAGTGAACATGGTTGAGGCGCTGATGGAAGAAACCGAGGGCGCCGGTGTCGATGTCCTACTGGAAATGGCGGGGCATCCCAGCGCTATCAATGATGGCTTTTCCGTCTTGCGCAAAGGCGGTTGGGCAGCGCTTTTAGGAATCACCCCGGGCAAAACGGTAGATATCGACCTAAACGACGGAATCATCTTTAAGGGCGCCACTGTCTATGGGATTAACGGGCGCAAGATGTATCACACCTGGTATAAAATGCAGGCGCTGCTGCGGGCCGGCTTGGATCTGACGCCGATGATCACCCACCGCTTCAAGTTTGAGGAGTTTGAAAAGGCATTTGAACTGGCAAGCAGCGGGA